In a single window of the Halobaculum lipolyticum genome:
- a CDS encoding globin-coupled sensor protein, translated as MDGSTPGDGDRDGNGEAGERTDGGVDAAGADAPTPPDGYAVTDADRRGVDGGALADRLGLDAAEIRTRKRLTRLSPDDEETLASLSPVFDSVATDLVDDFYDHLTGHEEMRAILDSSSKGLDALKRSQIGYLTDLGDGEYGRDYFERRARIGKIHDMLDLGPRVYFAGYSVYYEGLLDALATEAREHAGVEPGSPGDEAVSRLTDRLLPVLKLLLVDQQVAMDTYIDSYARRMHEEIERRRELTAEVSEEVAGPLDEVGETAGGVAANADEVADLAETQAERMADVEAEVGTLSASVEEVAASAEQVAAVSADAETLAAEGVDAAGEARDTMEEIEAATDEATDDLDALRGRVGEIDEVVSVIDGIADQTNLLALNANIEAARAGEAGDGFAVVADEVKSLAEESQRRAGEIESLVGNIQTGAEDTVESLERTERRIQDGVARVDDAMERLDRIAEAIREAASGVEEVANATDSQATTTEEVAALVEQASTEATAVRRNVEEIADAADEQRARLDRVRDSVGRLTE; from the coding sequence ATGGACGGGAGCACCCCCGGCGACGGGGACCGGGACGGGAACGGGGAGGCCGGCGAACGGACGGACGGCGGTGTCGACGCGGCGGGAGCCGACGCTCCGACGCCGCCCGACGGGTACGCGGTGACCGACGCCGACCGACGCGGGGTCGACGGCGGCGCGCTCGCCGACCGGCTCGGACTGGACGCCGCCGAGATCCGGACGCGAAAGCGGCTCACCCGGCTGTCGCCGGACGACGAGGAGACGCTGGCGTCGCTGTCGCCGGTGTTCGACTCCGTGGCGACGGATCTCGTCGACGACTTCTACGACCACCTCACCGGCCACGAGGAGATGCGAGCGATCCTCGACTCCTCCTCGAAGGGTCTCGACGCGCTGAAGCGGTCCCAGATCGGCTACCTGACCGACCTCGGCGACGGGGAGTACGGCCGCGACTACTTCGAGCGGCGCGCGCGGATCGGGAAGATCCACGACATGCTCGATCTGGGACCGCGGGTGTACTTCGCGGGCTACAGCGTCTACTACGAGGGACTGCTGGACGCGCTGGCGACCGAGGCCCGCGAGCACGCTGGCGTCGAACCGGGGTCGCCCGGCGACGAGGCGGTGTCGCGGCTGACCGACCGCCTCCTCCCGGTGTTGAAACTGCTGTTGGTCGACCAGCAGGTGGCGATGGACACGTACATCGACTCGTACGCGCGGCGGATGCACGAGGAGATCGAGCGCCGCCGCGAACTGACGGCCGAGGTGTCCGAGGAGGTGGCTGGACCGCTGGACGAGGTCGGGGAGACCGCCGGCGGGGTCGCCGCCAACGCCGACGAGGTGGCCGACCTCGCGGAGACGCAGGCCGAGCGCATGGCGGACGTCGAAGCGGAGGTCGGGACGCTGTCGGCGAGCGTCGAGGAGGTGGCCGCAAGCGCCGAGCAGGTGGCGGCGGTGTCGGCCGACGCCGAGACGCTCGCGGCCGAGGGGGTCGACGCCGCGGGCGAGGCTCGCGACACGATGGAGGAGATCGAGGCGGCGACCGACGAGGCGACCGACGACCTCGACGCCCTCCGCGGGCGCGTCGGCGAGATCGACGAGGTGGTGTCGGTGATCGACGGGATCGCCGACCAGACGAACCTGCTCGCGTTGAACGCGAACATCGAGGCCGCACGGGCCGGCGAGGCGGGCGACGGCTTCGCGGTCGTCGCCGACGAGGTGAAGAGCCTCGCCGAAGAGTCCCAACGGCGCGCCGGCGAGATCGAGTCGCTCGTCGGCAACATCCAGACCGGCGCCGAGGACACCGTCGAGAGCCTCGAACGAACCGAACGGCGCATCCAGGACGGCGTCGCCCGCGTCGACGACGCGATGGAGCGCCTCGACCGCATCGCCGAGGCGATCCGCGAGGCCGCCTCCGGCGTCGAGGAGGTGGCGAACGCGACCGACTCGCAGGCGACCACGACCGAGGAGGTCGCCGCGCTGGTCGAACAGGCCAGCACGGAGGCGACGGCCGTCCGCCGGAACGTCGAGGAGATCGCCGACGCGGCCGACGAACAGCGCGCGCGCCTCGACCGCGTCCGCGACTCGGTCGGCCGCCTCACCGAGTAG
- a CDS encoding DUF7553 family protein, which translates to MSKHFEDARYYLGRAADHAKEGVKEELEPVEARFRELVGREKEPEPSRLDRLEADLKELSERAEGEAKEAVQNARSRLQEYRSGRDEE; encoded by the coding sequence ATGTCGAAACACTTCGAGGACGCGCGCTACTACCTCGGTCGCGCGGCCGACCACGCGAAAGAGGGCGTCAAAGAGGAGTTGGAGCCGGTCGAGGCCCGGTTCCGCGAGCTCGTCGGGCGGGAGAAGGAGCCGGAGCCGTCGCGGCTCGACCGGCTGGAGGCGGACCTGAAGGAACTGTCCGAGCGGGCCGAGGGCGAGGCGAAGGAGGCGGTCCAGAACGCCCGGTCGCGGCTGCAGGAGTACCGGTCGGGTCGCGACGAGGAGTAA
- a CDS encoding glutaredoxin family protein, with protein MSVTLYALDGCPWCEKVHDALQEHDVEYETVWTAALHSERDEVARVSGQRGVPVLVDTDHGVTMNESANILEYVERTLAA; from the coding sequence ATGTCCGTTACGCTGTACGCGCTGGACGGCTGCCCGTGGTGTGAGAAGGTCCACGACGCCCTGCAGGAGCACGACGTCGAGTACGAGACGGTGTGGACGGCGGCGCTCCACTCCGAGCGCGACGAGGTCGCCCGCGTCAGCGGCCAGCGCGGCGTCCCGGTGCTCGTCGACACCGACCACGGCGTCACGATGAACGAGTCGGCGAACATCCTGGAGTACGTCGAGCGCACGCTCGCGGCCTGA
- a CDS encoding YeiH family protein translates to MSGDGGPADSGPGARTRVRKYLPGVATLVAVAVLARLVAPSVPGTPLLLAVAAGAVVANVVGTPAALAPGVGLHPLLLETGIVLLGAGVSAAALVAAGPSLLLAVVAVVAGGLVLVEAVARVAGLGGRTGSLLAAGAAVCGVSAVAATASALDADESEVALAAGTVLAFDAVTLAAYPAIAAAFALDPRVYGVWAGLSMFSTGPVTAAGFAYDPVAGEWATVTKLARNALIGVVAAVYAVRAAVGAATLRRSVGRSLDRARDDPAAATGRAAATLWDGLPKFLVGFLAVAALANAGLLSGDARETLSVAADALFVLAFAGLGFDIRLDRMRSAGVRPVAVVAAAFLVVSGVAFVLASALF, encoded by the coding sequence ATGAGCGGCGACGGTGGACCCGCCGATTCGGGCCCGGGAGCGCGGACACGGGTCCGGAAGTACTTGCCGGGAGTCGCGACGCTTGTCGCCGTCGCGGTCCTCGCGAGACTGGTCGCGCCGTCCGTCCCGGGGACGCCGTTGTTGCTCGCCGTCGCGGCCGGGGCGGTCGTCGCGAACGTCGTCGGCACGCCCGCCGCGCTCGCCCCGGGCGTGGGTCTCCACCCGCTGCTGTTGGAGACGGGCATCGTGCTGTTGGGGGCGGGCGTCTCGGCGGCGGCGCTCGTCGCCGCCGGGCCGTCGCTGCTGCTGGCGGTCGTCGCGGTCGTCGCCGGCGGACTCGTGCTCGTGGAGGCGGTCGCGCGGGTCGCCGGGCTGGGCGGTCGGACCGGGTCGTTGTTGGCCGCCGGCGCCGCCGTCTGCGGGGTGTCGGCGGTCGCGGCGACCGCGAGCGCGCTCGACGCCGACGAGTCCGAGGTGGCGCTGGCGGCCGGCACCGTGCTCGCGTTCGACGCCGTCACGCTGGCGGCGTACCCGGCCATCGCCGCGGCGTTCGCCCTCGACCCGCGAGTGTACGGCGTGTGGGCGGGGCTGTCGATGTTCTCGACCGGGCCGGTGACGGCCGCCGGGTTCGCCTACGACCCCGTCGCCGGCGAGTGGGCCACGGTCACGAAGCTCGCGCGAAACGCGCTCATCGGCGTCGTCGCGGCGGTCTACGCCGTCCGCGCGGCCGTCGGCGCCGCGACGCTCCGTCGGTCCGTCGGTCGATCCCTCGACCGGGCGCGGGACGACCCGGCCGCCGCGACCGGTCGCGCCGCGGCGACGCTGTGGGACGGACTCCCGAAGTTCCTGGTCGGGTTCCTCGCCGTCGCGGCGCTGGCGAACGCGGGCCTGCTGAGCGGGGACGCCCGGGAGACGCTGTCGGTCGCGGCGGACGCGCTGTTCGTCCTCGCGTTCGCGGGATTGGGGTTCGACATCCGACTCGACCGGATGCGCAGCGCCGGCGTGCGGCCGGTGGCGGTCGTCGCCGCGGCGTTCCTCGTCGTCAGCGGCGTCGCGTTCGTCCTCGCGTCCGCGCTGTTCTGA
- a CDS encoding DUF7120 family protein, with protein MTKIEVDLPDRIDSEIARLAEQGEFLNRNEAIEEFLTRGLQAYDVEEDAREGEADGDLFTDAIDEQQDPAALEDHGDEPTF; from the coding sequence GTGACGAAGATCGAAGTCGACCTGCCCGACCGAATCGACAGCGAGATCGCGCGCCTCGCCGAGCAGGGGGAGTTCCTGAACCGCAACGAAGCCATCGAGGAGTTCCTCACCCGGGGACTGCAGGCGTACGACGTCGAGGAGGACGCGCGGGAGGGAGAGGCCGACGGCGACCTGTTCACCGACGCCATCGACGAGCAGCAGGACCCGGCCGCCCTCGAAGACCACGGCGACGAACCCACCTTCTGA
- a CDS encoding isocitrate lyase/PEP mutase family protein yields MDLDTQRARARTFRDSHGEAADGPLLLANAWDAASAVVFERLGVAAVGTTSAGIAASLGYPDGEHVPREEMIAAIGRIADSVALPVSADIEAGYGDTPAAVGETVTRTLAAGAVGVNVEDGTGDPDEPLRSTADHAARIRAARAAADDAGVPAVVNGRTDVFWAGVGAESDRLDRAVERADAYVDAGSDCVFVPGVADPDTIEALARRIDAPLNVLGGPGAPSVPALGDLGVARVSVGSGPMRATLGRLETIGEELLAAGTYESMAEAVPYGDLAALLAAARERREA; encoded by the coding sequence ATGGACCTCGACACCCAGCGGGCGCGCGCTCGGACGTTCCGGGACAGTCACGGCGAGGCGGCCGACGGGCCGCTCCTCCTCGCGAACGCGTGGGACGCCGCCAGCGCCGTCGTGTTCGAGCGCCTCGGCGTCGCCGCCGTCGGCACCACGAGCGCCGGTATCGCGGCGTCGCTGGGGTACCCCGACGGCGAACACGTCCCCCGCGAGGAGATGATCGCGGCGATCGGCCGCATCGCCGACAGCGTCGCGCTCCCGGTCAGCGCTGACATCGAGGCGGGCTACGGCGACACGCCCGCGGCGGTCGGGGAGACGGTGACGCGCACGCTCGCCGCCGGCGCCGTCGGCGTGAACGTGGAGGACGGCACGGGCGACCCCGACGAACCGCTGCGGTCGACGGCCGACCACGCCGCGCGGATCCGAGCCGCGCGCGCCGCGGCCGACGACGCCGGGGTCCCGGCGGTCGTCAACGGCCGGACCGACGTGTTCTGGGCCGGCGTCGGCGCGGAATCGGACCGGCTCGACCGCGCGGTCGAGCGTGCCGACGCGTACGTCGACGCCGGGAGCGACTGCGTGTTCGTCCCCGGCGTCGCCGACCCCGACACGATCGAGGCGCTCGCACGGCGGATCGACGCGCCGCTCAACGTCCTCGGCGGTCCCGGCGCGCCGTCGGTCCCCGCCCTCGGCGACCTCGGCGTCGCGCGCGTCAGCGTCGGCTCCGGCCCGATGCGGGCGACGCTCGGGCGACTGGAGACGATCGGCGAGGAACTGCTCGCGGCCGGGACGTACGAGTCGATGGCCGAAGCGGTGCCGTACGGCGACCTCGCGGCGCTGCTGGCGGCGGCGCGCGAGCGACGGGAGGCGTAG
- a CDS encoding NmrA/HSCARG family protein — protein MSSATTTSVLVLGATGRQGGAVVDALRSGEFGGFDVTAGTRNPASDAAASLRERGVSVVPVDMLDEAALVAAMDGVDAVFAVTTFFEGGVDTERAQGEHVVAASAIAGVDHLVFSSVGSADADTGLEHFESKAHTERLIAASDVDATVLRPVYFMQNLAGQADEILSGTVSLALGEGTELAMVDARDIGRAAAAAFADPERFVGETLTLAGDSLTVDDVAAVLSDYLGSTVEAVHLDPEALRATAGDELADMFVWFEETGYDVDVAALAATLGFRPRDLETCLAETEFVPRPETPAR, from the coding sequence ATGAGTTCCGCAACGACCACGAGCGTGCTCGTACTGGGAGCGACCGGGCGGCAGGGCGGGGCGGTCGTCGACGCCCTCCGTTCGGGGGAGTTCGGCGGGTTCGACGTGACCGCGGGGACGCGCAACCCCGCCAGCGACGCGGCCGCGTCGCTCCGCGAGCGGGGCGTGAGCGTCGTCCCCGTCGACATGCTCGACGAGGCCGCCCTCGTGGCCGCGATGGACGGCGTGGACGCCGTCTTCGCCGTGACGACGTTCTTCGAGGGCGGCGTCGACACCGAACGGGCGCAGGGGGAACACGTCGTCGCGGCGTCCGCGATCGCGGGGGTCGACCACCTCGTGTTCAGTTCGGTCGGCTCCGCCGACGCCGACACCGGGCTGGAGCACTTCGAGTCGAAAGCCCACACCGAACGCCTGATCGCGGCGTCGGACGTGGACGCGACGGTCCTGCGACCGGTGTACTTCATGCAGAACTTGGCGGGGCAGGCCGACGAGATCCTGTCCGGCACGGTGTCGCTCGCGCTGGGCGAGGGCACCGAACTCGCGATGGTGGACGCGCGCGACATCGGGCGGGCGGCCGCCGCCGCCTTCGCCGACCCCGAGCGGTTCGTGGGCGAGACGCTCACGCTCGCGGGGGACTCGCTCACCGTCGACGACGTCGCGGCGGTCCTCTCCGACTACCTCGGCTCGACAGTCGAGGCGGTCCACCTCGACCCCGAGGCGCTCCGGGCGACCGCCGGCGACGAACTGGCCGACATGTTCGTCTGGTTCGAGGAGACGGGGTACGACGTGGACGTGGCGGCGCTGGCGGCGACGCTCGGCTTCCGACCGCGCGATCTGGAGACGTGTCTGGCGGAGACGGAGTTCGTCCCGCGGCCGGAGACGCCGGCCCGGTAG
- a CDS encoding cold-shock protein, translating into MAKGKVDFFNDTGGYGFIATDDSDDDVFVHMDDIEGGDLEEGEELEFDIETAEKGPRATNVTRL; encoded by the coding sequence ATGGCGAAAGGGAAGGTCGACTTCTTCAACGACACTGGCGGCTACGGTTTCATCGCGACCGACGACTCCGACGACGACGTGTTCGTCCACATGGACGACATCGAGGGCGGCGACCTCGAGGAGGGCGAGGAGCTGGAGTTCGACATCGAGACGGCCGAGAAGGGCCCGCGCGCGACGAACGTCACCCGCCTGTAA
- a CDS encoding M48 family metallopeptidase — MTAARSRTIDLAGDTVEYTVRESTRAERARIDVGLGGVTVVVPEESGVDPAAVLSNHAEWVRDHAAEAAARRADLPTRRFEPGATFPYLGEPHEVVVETRPYSVVDDGALRLAAHHVDDTSVKRALETLYRRTARDRFERLAEEYAPAVGVDYGRIEVRNQRTKWGSCSTTGTISLNWRLQLAPPAIGEYVVVHELAHRRELNHSPAFWAIVAEHDPEYERHREWLAEEGGRLIFSEDDL; from the coding sequence ATGACCGCGGCCCGATCCCGGACGATCGACCTCGCCGGCGACACCGTCGAGTACACCGTCCGCGAGAGCACGCGGGCCGAACGCGCCCGCATCGACGTGGGACTCGGCGGGGTGACGGTCGTCGTTCCCGAGGAGTCGGGGGTCGACCCGGCCGCCGTCCTCTCGAACCACGCCGAGTGGGTCCGCGACCACGCCGCCGAGGCGGCCGCTCGCCGCGCCGACCTCCCGACGCGACGGTTCGAGCCGGGGGCGACGTTCCCGTACCTCGGAGAGCCACACGAGGTGGTCGTCGAGACGCGCCCGTACTCGGTCGTCGACGACGGGGCGCTCCGGCTGGCCGCTCACCACGTCGACGACACGTCCGTGAAACGCGCGCTGGAGACGCTGTACCGCCGGACCGCCCGCGATCGGTTCGAGCGGCTGGCGGAGGAGTACGCGCCCGCCGTCGGCGTCGACTACGGGCGGATCGAGGTGCGCAACCAGCGGACGAAGTGGGGGAGCTGTTCGACGACGGGGACGATCAGCCTGAACTGGCGGCTCCAGTTGGCGCCGCCGGCCATCGGCGAGTACGTGGTCGTCCACGAACTGGCGCACAGACGCGAACTGAACCACTCGCCGGCGTTCTGGGCGATCGTCGCCGAACACGACCCGGAGTACGAGCGCCACCGGGAGTGGCTCGCCGAGGAAGGAGGACGGCTGATCTTCTCGGAGGACGACCTGTGA
- the nikR gene encoding nickel-responsive transcriptional regulator NikR, which yields MGVVSVSMPDSLVERIDEFTEEHGYTGRSEFLREAARDLLGEFEDRKLEDRELMGIVTVVFDYEGTAVEERMMQLRHEHEDIVASNFHSHVGDHNCMELFILEGNLEQISTFVGKIRATTDTKTVDYSVTPIGEGDGIV from the coding sequence ATGGGTGTGGTCAGCGTCTCGATGCCGGACAGTCTCGTCGAGCGGATCGACGAGTTCACCGAGGAACACGGCTACACCGGTCGAAGCGAGTTCCTCCGGGAAGCCGCCCGCGACCTCCTCGGCGAGTTCGAGGACCGCAAGCTGGAGGACCGCGAGCTGATGGGGATCGTCACCGTCGTCTTCGACTACGAGGGGACGGCCGTCGAAGAGCGCATGATGCAACTGCGCCACGAACACGAGGACATCGTCGCCTCGAACTTCCACAGCCACGTCGGCGACCACAACTGCATGGAGCTGTTCATCCTGGAGGGGAACCTGGAACAGATCTCCACGTTCGTCGGGAAGATCCGCGCGACGACCGACACCAAGACCGTCGACTACTCCGTCACCCCGATCGGCGAGGGCGACGGCATCGTCTGA
- a CDS encoding CBS domain-containing protein — protein sequence MDISNIAVPEFVEVDADKRLGKIRAIFDRENPKGIIVTEDGEYAGVIGERELINSRVDDDTRAAALMKAAPEVARTEDVREVARVLVEGNVKVAPVFEGERLYGIVTVDDILAAVLDNLDALTVDDIYTEDVVTVPEDAHVGKAINRLRENGISRLPVVNEQGRLEGILTTHDIVDFVVRDDERQGRGDRSGDLDRMLDLPVYDMMSAPVLTITASESVRDAVELMMDNDVSGLVVTPEERDDLVKGVLTKTDVLRALTFTEEDAMDVQVTNVSLLDTLSREDIRTSIGQVSDKYQEMRVVHAHVRFHEHKEKLRGTPLIQCQIRLRTTHGQVAGSGEGYGAEHAFHVALDKLERNVLEVKGVTADERYRGQLLRKLGEL from the coding sequence ATGGATATCTCAAACATCGCCGTGCCGGAGTTCGTCGAGGTGGACGCGGACAAGCGGCTGGGGAAGATCCGCGCCATCTTCGACCGCGAGAACCCGAAGGGAATCATCGTGACGGAGGACGGCGAGTACGCGGGCGTCATCGGCGAGCGCGAGCTGATCAACTCGCGCGTCGACGACGACACCCGAGCGGCCGCGCTGATGAAGGCGGCCCCGGAAGTCGCCCGCACCGAGGACGTCCGGGAGGTCGCTCGCGTGCTCGTGGAGGGGAACGTGAAAGTCGCCCCCGTCTTCGAGGGCGAGCGGCTGTACGGCATCGTCACCGTCGACGACATCCTCGCGGCGGTGCTCGACAACCTCGACGCCCTCACCGTCGACGACATCTACACCGAGGACGTGGTGACCGTCCCCGAGGACGCCCACGTCGGGAAGGCGATCAACCGACTTCGCGAGAACGGCATCTCGCGGCTCCCGGTCGTCAACGAGCAGGGCCGGCTGGAGGGGATCCTCACCACCCACGACATCGTCGACTTCGTCGTCCGCGACGACGAGCGACAGGGCCGTGGCGACCGCAGCGGCGACCTCGACCGGATGCTCGACCTGCCGGTGTACGACATGATGTCGGCGCCGGTGCTGACGATCACGGCGAGCGAGTCGGTCCGCGACGCCGTCGAACTGATGATGGACAACGACGTGAGCGGGCTGGTCGTCACCCCCGAGGAGCGCGACGACCTCGTGAAGGGCGTCCTCACCAAGACGGACGTGCTGCGCGCGCTCACCTTCACCGAGGAGGACGCGATGGACGTGCAGGTGACGAACGTGAGCCTGCTCGACACGCTCTCGCGGGAGGACATCCGCACCTCGATCGGTCAGGTGTCGGACAAGTACCAGGAGATGCGCGTCGTCCACGCGCACGTCCGCTTCCACGAGCACAAAGAGAAGCTCCGGGGCACCCCGCTCATCCAGTGTCAGATCCGCCTGCGCACCACGCACGGGCAGGTCGCCGGCTCGGGCGAAGGGTACGGCGCCGAACACGCGTTCCACGTCGCCCTCGACAAACTGGAGCGCAACGTGCTCGAAGTGAAAGGCGTCACCGCGGACGAGCGCTACCGCGGCCAGCTGCTCCGCAAGCTGGGCGAGCTGTGA
- a CDS encoding cob(I)yrinic acid a,c-diamide adenosyltransferase, translating to MPIYTGRGDEGKTDLRDMSRVSKTSRRIEAYGTVDEANALIGTIRPTGYDDVDEMLRAVQDHLHVLQADFANPDPDDVDPVVKPHHTQQLETWIDELDEELEPLTHFVLPSGSEAGAKLHHARTVVRRAERRAVDLADDEPVNGEAVAYLNRLSDALFTFARAVNARDGVPEDAPDYE from the coding sequence ATGCCGATCTACACCGGCCGCGGCGACGAGGGGAAGACCGACCTCCGGGACATGTCGCGCGTCTCGAAGACGTCCCGTCGCATCGAGGCGTACGGCACCGTCGACGAGGCGAACGCGCTCATCGGCACGATCCGACCGACGGGGTACGACGACGTCGACGAGATGCTCCGCGCCGTGCAGGACCACCTCCACGTCCTGCAGGCGGACTTCGCCAACCCCGACCCGGACGACGTCGACCCCGTCGTGAAGCCGCACCACACCCAGCAGTTGGAGACGTGGATCGACGAGTTGGACGAGGAACTGGAGCCGCTCACCCACTTCGTCCTGCCCTCGGGGAGCGAAGCGGGCGCGAAACTGCACCACGCGCGAACGGTCGTCCGGCGCGCCGAGCGACGGGCGGTGGATCTGGCCGACGACGAACCGGTCAACGGCGAGGCCGTCGCGTACCTCAATCGGCTGTCGGACGCGCTGTTCACGTTCGCGCGGGCGGTCAACGCCCGCGACGGCGTCCCCGAGGACGCGCCCGACTACGAGTAA
- a CDS encoding response regulator encodes MTRRILIVDDSGFQRTLVRGILEEDFEVVGEAENGAEAVELFEETKPDLVTMDIMMPEVNGIEATGDIKSRDPETRVVMCTSVEQRDKMKQAVKAGADGYVTKPVEEDTLRDEVESALAV; translated from the coding sequence ATGACACGGCGGATACTCATCGTGGACGACTCCGGGTTCCAGCGGACCCTCGTACGCGGGATCCTCGAGGAAGACTTCGAGGTCGTCGGCGAGGCGGAGAACGGCGCGGAGGCGGTCGAACTGTTCGAGGAGACGAAGCCGGACCTGGTCACCATGGACATCATGATGCCGGAGGTGAACGGCATCGAGGCGACCGGCGACATCAAGTCGCGCGACCCGGAGACCCGGGTCGTGATGTGTACCAGCGTCGAGCAGCGGGACAAGATGAAACAGGCGGTGAAGGCCGGCGCCGACGGCTACGTCACCAAACCCGTCGAGGAGGACACCCTCCGCGACGAAGTCGAGAGCGCGCTGGCCGTCTGA
- a CDS encoding substrate-binding domain-containing protein yields MPRTRRATLSALAGAVGVAGVAGVVGTRGGPGGDAAESVSLLAAGSLARAVDRRLRPRLDADVDAEFHGSAVCARLVGDGLRDPDVLVLADPALFAGLAEQYTAFATNELVVAYDPERPGGRAVRDADRPFDALLDRDLRWGRTDPDADPLGYRTLFSLRLAADLWGRPYQEALAPGQLFPEAELLAVFESGELDAAVVYRNMAIDHGVAFRSLPPAVNLGAPAHAAAYAEESYELPDGTVVRGTPVEYGAVARRSDPAVESVFGTLVGGDWTGDAFGVPASYPVETSVGGR; encoded by the coding sequence ATGCCACGAACCCGCCGGGCCACGCTGTCCGCGCTCGCCGGCGCCGTCGGGGTCGCGGGCGTCGCGGGCGTCGTCGGGACGCGCGGCGGACCCGGCGGCGACGCCGCGGAGTCGGTGTCGCTGCTGGCGGCGGGGAGCCTCGCGCGCGCGGTCGACCGGCGGCTCCGCCCCCGTCTCGACGCCGACGTCGACGCGGAGTTCCACGGCTCGGCGGTGTGTGCGCGACTCGTCGGCGACGGCCTGCGCGACCCCGACGTGCTCGTGCTCGCCGACCCGGCGCTGTTCGCCGGGCTGGCCGAGCAGTACACCGCCTTCGCGACGAACGAACTGGTCGTCGCCTACGACCCCGAGCGACCGGGCGGACGCGCGGTCCGCGACGCCGACCGCCCCTTCGACGCCCTGCTCGACCGGGACCTCCGGTGGGGACGCACCGACCCCGACGCCGACCCGCTGGGCTACCGGACGCTGTTCTCGCTCCGCCTCGCCGCCGACCTCTGGGGACGCCCGTATCAAGAGGCGCTGGCACCCGGACAGCTGTTCCCCGAAGCGGAGCTGTTGGCGGTGTTCGAGTCGGGCGAACTCGACGCCGCAGTCGTCTACCGGAACATGGCGATCGACCACGGCGTGGCGTTCCGCTCGCTCCCGCCGGCGGTGAACCTCGGGGCGCCCGCACACGCGGCGGCGTACGCCGAGGAGTCGTACGAACTCCCCGACGGGACGGTCGTCCGCGGCACCCCCGTCGAGTACGGCGCGGTCGCGCGCCGGTCGGACCCGGCGGTGGAGTCCGTGTTCGGGACGCTCGTCGGCGGCGACTGGACGGGCGACGCGTTCGGCGTGCCCGCGTCGTACCCCGTCGAGACCTCCGTCGGCGGTCGATAG